The Dioscorea cayenensis subsp. rotundata cultivar TDr96_F1 unplaced genomic scaffold, TDr96_F1_v2_PseudoChromosome.rev07_lg8_w22 25.fasta BLBR01000336.1, whole genome shotgun sequence genome window below encodes:
- the LOC120254081 gene encoding putative receptor like protein 25 translates to MPQKVSSRCAIQTINLHGNKLEGVVPSSWANCAELRVLDLGRNKLANSFRHWLMNLPALKVLVLKENRFFGHLAGICEGNRSFMNLQIFDISSNHFTGSLPSECFKSMKAMMLHQEQMETIGFRNGSLGRRYYYQDTITVNLKGFEIEIVKILTTFTSIDLSDNRFVGNIPQVFGDLKSLHSLNMSLNALTGEIPRVLGDMSELESLDLSQNQLSGVIPGSLTSLYFLEFLNLSNNNLVGQVPQGYQFSTFSNSSFGGNPGLCGSPLSRNCINSTRVEPSSDSKNTPTEVDMDEIWFWMFTGLGYGVGFALAIIYQLFFPKWKMWYKRRFMNR, encoded by the coding sequence ATGCCTCAAAAGGTCAGCTCAAGATGTGCTATACAAACAATTAACCTCCACGGAAACAAGTTAGAAGGGGTGGTACCTAGCTCGTGGGCTAACTGTGCTGAGCTAAGAGTCCTGGACCTTGGTAGGAATAAGTTGGCAAACTCTTTCAGACATTGGCTGATGAACCTTCCTGCATTGAAAGTCCTGGTTCTCAAAGAAAACAGATTCTTTGGCCATCTGGCTGGTATTTGTGAAGGTAATCGCTCCTTCATGAATCTCCAAATCTTTGACATCTCTTCAAACCATTTCACTGGCAGCTTGCCATCAGAGTGCTTTAAGAGCATGAAGGCAATGATGCTTCATCAGGAACAGATGGAGACAATTGGATTTAGAAATGGAAGTTTGGGGAGACGATATTATTATCAAGACACGATTACTGTTAATTTGAAAGGGTTTGAGATCGAAATAGTAAAGATTTTGACTACCTTCACTTCCATTGATTTGTCAGATAACAGATTTGTGGGAAATATTCCTCAAGTGTTCGGAGATCTTAAGTCCCTTCATTCTTTGAACATGTCACTAAATGCTTTGACTGGTGAAATTCCAAGGGTGCTTGGAGATATGAGTGAGCTGGAGTCATTGGACCTCTCACAAAACCAATTATCAGGAGTGATTCCGGGTTCTCTGACCTCCCTTTACTTCTTGGAATTCTTGAATCTGTCAAACAACAATTTGGTAGGCCAAGTACCACAGGGTTACCAGTTCTCCACATTCTCAAACTCATCTTTTGGAGGGAATCCAGGACTGTGTGGGAGTCCATTATCAAGAAATTGTATTAATTCAACTAGGGTGGAGCCGTCTTCAGATTCTAAGAATACACCTACAGAGGTTGACATGGACGAGATTTGGTTCTGGATGTTCACAGGATTGGGTTATGGAGTTGGATTTGCATTGGCCATTATCTATCAATTGTTCTTTCCTAAGTGGAAAATGTGGTACAAGAGAAGGTTCATGAACAGATAA
- the LOC120254082 gene encoding receptor-like protein 49, protein MELMLALPLPFGKLRSVSLMSECFIVVVHCRCLVTPTPSWLLRKLLQLLHIYMTIPSVPEIRDLSDCVPNQAKSDIIRLQRKKVVGCHAYTAPASELCRASSLFLLSVIDDRDLFLPARAYPSSNVKSFLLHDVTWPIPSSIWNLSKLISLDLSENHLSGDLTPILARSNISILNLSYNNFIGRIPSTLSYASQLVSLDLAGNSLIGSIPMSLFTLPILKRLNLAENELSGQLQEFTNASSTLQYVELWGNNLQGKLPKSLANLSALVSLFLGLNNFDDSVELELFGHLQNLLGLDLSGINLLISNRIADSFLLFPSLGILRLQSCNITAIPSFLKYKRNMYHLDLSNNRINGTIPTWLWSIESFFEIVDLSFNSFTDIERPFLKHSNNAGFLDLSSNRIGGTIPSWIWSSSLSYLNLSCNLFTSVEGSFSNSTTDSVIIDLHSNLLQGPIPLPPPNSTIFVDYSNNLFTSSIPFNMSYYLKKTIFFSLSNNSLTGEVPS, encoded by the exons ATGGAGCTGATGCTCGCTTTGCCACTCCCTTTCGGGAAACTTCGCTCCGTGTCGCTCATGAGCGAGTGCTTCATCGTGGTTGTACATTGTCGATGTTTGGTAACCCCGACACCAAGCTGGTTGCTACGTAAGTTGCTTCAGCTTCTTCATATTTATATGACCATACCTTCTGTGCCAGAGATCAGAGACCTCTCCGACTGCGTGCCGAATCAGGCAAAATCCGACATCATCCGCCTCCAAAGGAAAAAGGTTGTGGGATGTCATGCATACACA GCACCAGCATCGGAGCTCTGCCGCGCCTCTTCCCTCTTCCTCCTGTCTGTCATCGACGACCGCGACCTCTTCCTCCCAGCTAGAGCATATCCCTCTTCCAATGTGAAGAGCTTTCTCCTTCACGATGTTACAT GGCCAATACCCTCGTCAATCTGGAATCTAAGTAAATTGATTAGTTTAGACCTCTCTGAAAATCACCTCTCCGGGGACTTAACACCAATCCTTGCTAGGTCAAATATTTCAATACTTAAtctttcttataataatttcattggaCGGATCCCCAGTACTCTCAGTTATGCAAGTCAACTTGTGTCACTTGATTTAGCAGGCAACTCACTCATTGGATCTATCCCGATGTCTTTGTTCACACTTCCAATATTGAAAAGGTTGAATCTAGCTGAGAACGAGCTCTCTGGTCAACTGCAGGAATTCACAAATGCATCTTCAACATTGCAATATGTTGAACTGTGGGGCAATAATCTCCAAGGGAAGCTCCCAAAATCACTTGCCAATCTCTCTGCTCTAGTGTCACTTTTTTTAGGATTAAACAACTTTGATGACTCTGTGGAATTAGAGTTGTTTGGCCACCTTCAAAATCTCTTAGGCTTGGATCTTTCAGGCATTAACTTGTTGATCTCTAACCGAATTGCAGattcttttcttctatttccATCTCTCGGTATCTTGAGATTGCAATCTTGCAATATAACTGCTATCCCATCTTTCTTGAAGTATAAAAGGAATATGTACCACCTAGACCTTTCAAACAACAGAATTAATGGTACTATACCAACCTGGCTATGGAGCATTGAAAGTTTCTTCGAGATTGTGGATTTATCTTTCAACTCATTCACAGATATTGAGAGGCCTTTCTTGAAGCATTCAAATAATGCTGGTTTTCTAGACCTTTCAAGCAACAGAATTGGAGGTACCATACCAAGTTGGATATGGAGCTCCAGTCTTTCCTATCTGAATTTGTCATGCAACTTGTTCACAAGTGTTGAGGGGTCTTTCTCCAATTCTACCACTGACAGTGTTATTATTGATCTCCACTCTAACTTGCTTCAAGGACCAATTCCTCTTCCTCCACCAAATAGTACTATCTTTGTGGACTACTCAAACAACCTCTTCACTTCTTCCATCCCGTTTAACATGTCATACTACTTGAAAAAAACTATATTCTTCTCATTGTCAAATAATAGTCTCACAGGAGAAGTCCCCTCATAA